A single Crateriforma conspicua DNA region contains:
- a CDS encoding DUF1598 domain-containing protein, with translation MAVFSMQASRSPFRFARFACLATLAALLASSPASVLADGGDGGDGGDVIFDFVQPIAGVDVDASGVLKVKRFDASLARQRFEAARRQAESQLMKTSPMRKVSLNRLEAEVARRIAAGEEIDDPIRALAGLTSIRYVFYYPETQDIVVAGPAEGFFADATERLIGMRSGKPVVLLEDLVVALRAFAPHTPPTNVISVSIDPTAEGLQQLQQFMARVGRNVQPAQTKWLAANLQKNLGLQTVLIRGIPADTHFARVLVEADYRMKLIGIGLERLPVPVKSYVERANPAAVSSNAMERWYFQPNYDGVAISEDGLAMRIDERGVQLVGANERVAGGKRQATGRVNRASQAFCQDFTDKYPQIAGKVRIYAELEQLIDLAIAAAYIQEQDFYSQADWNLGVLADEASLAVQTETAPQQVQTAVNAIWRGNQLMTPLGGGVQMQPRLALRDDHLVRDSAVKQLQQKTAGTLEGLKDGQWWWD, from the coding sequence ATGGCAGTCTTTTCGATGCAAGCCAGTCGATCTCCCTTCCGCTTCGCCCGTTTCGCCTGCTTGGCAACGCTTGCCGCGCTCCTGGCCTCCAGTCCCGCGTCCGTCCTGGCCGACGGTGGTGATGGCGGTGACGGCGGCGATGTGATTTTTGACTTCGTCCAGCCGATCGCCGGTGTCGACGTCGATGCGTCCGGTGTCTTGAAGGTCAAACGCTTTGACGCGTCTCTGGCTCGTCAGCGTTTCGAAGCGGCCCGCCGCCAAGCCGAATCGCAGCTGATGAAGACCAGTCCGATGCGTAAGGTGTCGCTGAACCGGTTGGAAGCCGAAGTCGCACGACGAATCGCTGCTGGTGAAGAAATCGATGATCCGATCCGTGCGTTGGCCGGGCTGACCAGCATTCGATACGTCTTCTATTACCCCGAAACGCAAGACATCGTTGTGGCCGGTCCCGCCGAAGGCTTCTTTGCCGACGCCACCGAACGTCTGATCGGGATGCGTTCGGGCAAGCCGGTCGTACTGTTGGAAGACTTGGTGGTGGCACTGCGTGCCTTTGCGCCTCACACGCCGCCGACCAACGTGATCAGCGTGTCGATTGACCCGACCGCCGAAGGGTTGCAGCAATTGCAGCAGTTCATGGCCCGGGTTGGACGCAACGTCCAACCCGCACAAACGAAGTGGTTGGCCGCCAACTTGCAAAAGAACCTGGGCCTGCAAACCGTGTTGATCCGCGGCATTCCGGCCGACACCCACTTTGCTCGCGTCTTGGTGGAAGCCGATTATCGAATGAAGTTGATCGGCATCGGACTGGAACGCTTGCCGGTTCCGGTCAAGAGCTACGTCGAACGAGCCAACCCGGCCGCGGTGTCCAGCAATGCCATGGAGCGTTGGTACTTCCAGCCGAACTACGACGGTGTCGCTATCAGCGAAGATGGATTGGCGATGCGGATCGACGAACGGGGTGTTCAGTTGGTCGGTGCCAATGAACGTGTCGCCGGCGGCAAACGCCAGGCAACCGGCCGCGTGAATCGCGCCAGCCAAGCGTTTTGCCAAGACTTCACCGACAAATATCCTCAGATCGCCGGCAAGGTTCGCATCTATGCCGAACTGGAACAGCTGATCGATCTGGCAATCGCCGCGGCGTACATTCAAGAACAAGATTTCTACAGCCAAGCCGACTGGAACCTGGGCGTGCTGGCCGACGAGGCCTCGTTGGCGGTTCAAACCGAAACTGCTCCACAGCAAGTCCAAACTGCGGTCAACGCGATTTGGCGGGGCAACCAGCTGATGACTCCGCTGGGCGGGGGCGTTCAAATGCAGCCTCGTTTGGCGCTCCGCGATGATCATTTGGTCCGCGATTCGGCCGTGAAGCAACTGCAACAGAAAACGGCTGGCACGTTGGAAGGCTTGAAGGATGGCCAGTGGTGGTGGGACTGA